GCCGAACCCGCGGCAGGATCACTTCCGCCAGTACCCGTTCGCCTGGTTCGGCATCCTGGCCGAGGCGCCGCCGTCGTCGGAGGAGCTGATCTACGCCCACCACCGCAACGGCTTCGCGCTGATCAGCACCCGCTCGGCGACGGTCCAGCGGCACTACCTGCAGGTCGATCCCAACGACACCGTCGAGGACTGGTCCGACGACCGGATCTGGTCGGAGCTGCACACCCGGGTGGCGGGCGCGGAGATCAAGGAGGGGCCGATCTTCTCCAAGTCGGTCCTGCACTTCCGCAGCTTCGTGTGCGAGCCGATGCAGTACGGCCGGCTGTTCCTGGCGGGCGACGCCGCGCACACGGTGCCGCCGACCGGCGCCAAGGGCATGAACCTCGCGATCGCCGACGTCCACGTGCTCTCCCGCGCCATGGCGGAGTTCTTCGCCAACAGCGACCGCACCGCGCTCGACGCCTACACCGCGACCGCGCTGCCCCGGGTCTGGCGCGCGCAGCACTTCTCCTGGTGGATGACCTCGATGCTGCATCGCATGCCCGAGGCCACCGGGTTCGACCTGCACCGCCAGCTCGCCGAGCTCGACACGGTCACCCGCTCCCGGGCGGGCCGGACGCTGCTCGCCGAGAACTACGTCGGCACGCCCTTCGACTGAGAACCGGTCGTGAGCGCGAACTCCGGTTTCGCGCTCACGACCGGCCGGACTCAGAACGGGTACTGCTGAATGGGTCCCTGGATGGTGACCCACTGGGTTTCGGTGAAGGCCTCGAGGTTCGCCTCGGCTCCCCCGACGCGTCCGCCGTTGCCGGAGGCCTTCACACCGCCGAACGGGATGTGCGCGTGGTCGCCGACGGTCTGGTCGTTGACGTGCACCAGGCCGCTCGGGATCTGCTTGGCGACCTCCCAGGCCTGCATCGCATCCGCGCTCAGCACGCTCAGCGACAGGCCGTACTCGGTGTCGCGGGCGATCGCGACGGCTTCCTCCACCGTGCTGAACCGCAGCACCGGCGCGACCGGGCCGAAGATCTCCTGGCGGAACGCGGGCGTGTCCGGCCGGACGCGGTCGAGCACCGTCGGCCGGTAGAACAGCCCGTCGTACTCGCCGCCCGCGACCAGCTCCGCGCCGGCGCCGACGCTCTCGGTCACCAGCCGGTGGATGCCGTCGCGCTGCTTGGCGTCGATGATCGGGCCCAGCGCCACCTCCGCGGTGTTCGGGTCGCCGACCGGCAGGTTGCGGGCCTTCTCGGCCAGCGCCGCGACGTAGTCGTCCGCGATGGACTCGTGCACCAGGTGCCTGCCCGCGGCCATGCAGATCTGCCCCTGGTGCAGGAAGGAGCCCCACGCGCCCGCCGACGCGGCGGCGGCGATGTCGGCGTCCGGCAGCACGATGATCGCGTTGTTGCCGCCC
This portion of the Saccharopolyspora antimicrobica genome encodes:
- a CDS encoding 4-hydroxybenzoate 3-monooxygenase gives rise to the protein MQIQVGIVGAGPAGLMLSHLLHQRGVESVVLDNRTREEIEGTIRAGVLEQSSVDLMVETGVGERVKRTGMVHRGIELRFGGRGHRIDFDDLTGGRGVTIYPQHEVLKDLIAQRLADGGDIRFGVSDVRVEDITGDRPKIRFTQDGAEQELDCALVAGCDGSRTSTRFLIPAPNPRQDHFRQYPFAWFGILAEAPPSSEELIYAHHRNGFALISTRSATVQRHYLQVDPNDTVEDWSDDRIWSELHTRVAGAEIKEGPIFSKSVLHFRSFVCEPMQYGRLFLAGDAAHTVPPTGAKGMNLAIADVHVLSRAMAEFFANSDRTALDAYTATALPRVWRAQHFSWWMTSMLHRMPEATGFDLHRQLAELDTVTRSRAGRTLLAENYVGTPFD